One Dysidea avara chromosome 7, odDysAvar1.4, whole genome shotgun sequence genomic region harbors:
- the LOC136261330 gene encoding uncharacterized protein, whose product MGNKGTRITFDEKLHGTNVALSKGGVVASRLNKSTAVDTIAYVEQEVPKGVKIEIRVEEKSRQTGGSMKIGFTTKLPKAVCSNGDDLLSVADYWIASDSTVTNFGESRAIKFDYTKLSVGDIVSIRVREDDGRICCYVNGKYKRYTGKPVNIPALRRNLGVFNAFVELSGSISKVSLLPMANLEHRHQGSPQLTPKSARHFQSPKRPRGDSMRRAMSIPAIASTQLDEATTTFNPVASGSQDSLLDESVNPVEKQESFQKQPTLQRRRSTSLPTGSWNSAVIEEISNKDNTKKRHSIISFSSNSSSSGLTKVVTVQLERPLLKELSKEDSTDSDENTCDLPAVDNYKKEIVLLPLVLKDFLISWGDVNTDFSTVIANGTFGLSYQSKWMETDCLITRYKKDLYPDAVLFEKYKKLVKLRHPNLLQLLGFVKDTEKDALLSITEQLPMTLDAVLNRRSTSELPVGSKLTIASDVAKALCYLHQQSLPIVHCAIIPANIHLTAFFSAKLSNVGFGEVAINSRSVSPSLHNYLPLEAITDAPQISPPLDVFSFGVTVVQLVTHKEPSHRNKPINEDAEKQRVLEAVQLIGKDHALSDLVEQCLRVKPEDRPSASNLCSELQQVTTSLLES is encoded by the exons ATGGGAAACAAAGGGACGCGGATCACTTTCGATGAAAAGCTGCACGGGACAAACGTGGCACTCAGCAAGGGCGGGGTTGTTGCCTCGAGGTTAAATAAATCCACCGCCGTTGACACGATTGCATACGTGGAACAAGAGGTACCAAAGGGAGTCAAAATCGAAATAAGAGTGGAGGAAAAGAGCAGACAGACCGGAGGAAGCATG AAAATTGGTTTTACAACAAAACTACCTAAGGCAGTGTGCAGTAATGGAGATGACCTGTTGTCTGTGGCTGATTACTGGATTGCTTCAGATTCTACTGTGACAAACTTTGGAGAATCACGAGCCATCAAATTTGACTACACAAAGTTGAGTGTGGGGGATATTGTGAGTATTAGGGTTAGAGAGGACGATGGTCGGATCTGCTGTTATGTCAATGGAAAGTATAAACGTTACACTGGTAAACCAGTTAATATTCCAGCTTTGAGGAGAAATCTCGGTGTCTTTAATGCTTTCGTGGAGCTGTCTGGTTCAATTTCCAAAGTCAGTTTACTTCCAATGGCAA ATCTTGAACACAGACATCAAGGGTCTCCTCAACTTACTCCAAAAAGTGCCAGACATTTTCAAAGTCCTAAAAGACCACGAGGTGATTCAATGAGACGGGCTATGAGCATCCCAGCTATTGCTTCCACACAGTTAGATGAAGCAACAACAACATTTAATCCTGTAGCCAGTGGATCTCAGGATAGCCTACTTGACGAAAGTGTTAATCCTGTTGAGAAACAAGAATCATTTCAAAAACAACCAACTTTGCAAAGAAGACGTAGCACCTCTCTGCCTACTGGAAGTTGGAATAGTGCAGTAATAGAAGAGATTTCAAATAAAGATAACACCAAAAAAAGACACAGCATTATTTCATTCTCCAGCAATAGTTCTTCTTCTGGACTAACTAAAGTGGTTACTGTACAACTTGAAAGACCTTTACTGAAGGAGTTAAGCAAAGAAGACTCTACTGACAGTGATGAAAACACTTGTGACCTACCAGCTGTGGATAACTACAAGAAAGAAATTGTTTTGTTGCCTCTTGTGCTGAAAGATTTTTTGATTTCCTGGGGTGATGTCAATACAGATTTCAGTACTGTCATCGCCAATGGCACATTTGGCTTATCGTACCAGTCAAAATGGATGGAGACTGACTGTCTGATCACAAGGTACAAAAAGGATTTGTACCCTGATGCGGTTTTGTTTGAGAAGTACAAGAAGCTGGTGAAACTAAGACACCCCAATTTGTTACAACTGTTAGGTTTTGTCAAAGATACTGAAAAGGATGCATTGTTGTCAATCACTGAACAGTTACCAATGACACTTGATGCTGTGCTAAACAGAAGAAGCACTTCAGAGTTACCAGTCGGTTCAAAACTTACCATAGCTAGTGATGTAGCTAAAGCTCTATGCTACTTGCACCAGCAGTCACTTCCCATAGTCCATTGTGCTATTATTCCAGCCAACATTCACCTCACAGCATTCTTCAGTGCCAAACTATCAAATGTTGGCTTTGGTGAGGTTGCTATCAATAGCAGATCTGTTTCACCATCGTTACACAATTACCTACCACTTGAGGCTATTACAGATGCACCACAGATATCCCCACCACTTGATGTATTCTCTTTTGGGGTGACCGTTGTTCAGTTGGTGACTCACAAAGAACCAAGTCATCGTAATAAACCCATTAATGAAGATGCAGAAAAGCAAAGGGTATTAGAAGCTGTTCAACTAATTGGAAAAGATCATGCACTTTCCGATTTGGTAGAACAATGCCTGCGTGTCAAGCCTGAGGATAGGCCATCAGCCAGTAACCTGTGTAGTGAACTGCAACAAGTGACTACCTCACTGCTTGAATCTTGA